A single region of the Eleginops maclovinus isolate JMC-PN-2008 ecotype Puerto Natales chromosome 4, JC_Emac_rtc_rv5, whole genome shotgun sequence genome encodes:
- the cartl gene encoding cocaine- and amphetamine-regulated transcript-like, with protein sequence MDSSGMLRGLLFLGLLSVLCQCQASQEVSAEDFGADKPEPAADRDLIEALETLLGRMHDRSPSTEKRGTIPLCGMGDRCAMRFGPRIGKLCDCGRGANCNSYLLKCI encoded by the exons ATGGATAGCTCCGGCATGCTCCGCGGGCTGCTTTTTCTCGGCCTGCTGTCTGTCCTGTGTCAATGCCAGGCGTCACAGGAAGTGTCCGCAGAAGACTTCGGAGCGGACAAACCCGAGCCGGCCGCAGACAGAGATCTG ATCGAAGCACTGGAGACTCTGCTGGGCAGGATGCATGACCGGAGTCCTTCCACTGAGAAAAGAGGAACTATTCCACTG TGCGGGATGGGGGACCGGTGTGCCATGAGGTTCGGGCCCCGCATCGGGAAGCTGTGTGACTGCGGCCGAGGAGCCAACTGCAACTCCTACCTGCTTAAGTGCATCTGA
- the cart3 gene encoding cocaine- and amphetamine-regulated transcript protein-like has product MLLHIGTMQTTSRLLSEALLCALLLLSSTRGAEVLDTESEEELSPRALRDFYPKGPNLTSEKQLLGALQEVLEKLQAKRLPSWEKKFGQVPTCDIGEQCAVRKGARIGKMCDCPRGAFCNFFLLKCL; this is encoded by the exons ATGCTACTGCACATCGGGACCATGCAAACCACCTCCAGGCTGCTCAGCGAAGCGCTGCTCTGcgcactgctgctgctctccagcACCAGAGGAGCCGAAGTGTTAGACACGGAGTCCGAAGAGGAGCTGAGCCCCAGAGCTCTGCGGGACTTCTATCCCAAAGGTCCGAACCTGACCAGTGAGAAGCAGCTG CTTGGAGCTCTCCAAGAAGTTCTGGAAAAGCTCCAAGCTAAACGACTGCCTTCATGGGAAAAGAAATTTGGCCAAGTCCCAACG TGTGATATCGGGGAGCAGTGCGCTGTGCGTAAAGGCGCTCGCATCGGCAAGATGTGCGACTGTCCCCGGGGAGCTTTCTGCAACTTTTTCCTGCTAAAGTGCTTATGA